From a single Candidatus Saccharimonadales bacterium genomic region:
- a CDS encoding endonuclease NucS domain-containing protein: MEIFQERQHEWLQIFLKHIRDRTINIHVREDERYKFEAVQHFQAHFDLQTPDLAGNLEEAVLNNNLVAGAMYFPRKMLLLYAQVFPEDTRRVLQNLFDEAQDIGKRITEAQEAFLELEKRRAAEINEKPANTYIGLRFLSLLLSCYDPNQYNALKPAEWRVFCRFIDPGFSMPNHTPAGEQYKIYNSYIEPLREFLKTRSEIKEIKDKLTEGLLFKDDAYRWMTQDVIFVTARAYANTRAKQVETDDQAMDEVGSDVTEIAQVDDLNTGFMAYELHLEEYVIKNWRNINFGEKLEMYLEEDGTTGQQYTTDVGIMDILARDENNDFVVIELKRAESGYKVVGQVLNYMGWVQDKLAAEGQKVRGLIIVGKADKTLRAAIRPVENMISLKEYRMQMSLESPRE; encoded by the coding sequence ATGGAAATATTCCAAGAACGACAACATGAGTGGCTGCAGATTTTCTTAAAACATATTCGCGATCGAACAATCAACATTCATGTGCGCGAAGACGAAAGATACAAGTTTGAGGCTGTGCAGCATTTTCAAGCGCATTTTGATCTTCAGACGCCAGACCTGGCAGGTAATCTTGAGGAGGCTGTTCTTAATAATAATCTAGTTGCAGGCGCGATGTACTTTCCCCGGAAGATGCTTCTTCTATATGCACAGGTATTTCCCGAAGACACTCGTCGGGTTTTACAGAACCTCTTTGACGAGGCGCAAGATATAGGTAAGCGGATTACTGAAGCGCAAGAAGCATTTTTGGAACTAGAGAAACGACGAGCCGCAGAGATAAATGAAAAACCCGCGAACACATATATTGGTTTACGTTTTCTAAGCCTATTACTTAGTTGTTATGATCCCAATCAATACAATGCGTTAAAACCGGCAGAGTGGCGAGTTTTTTGTAGGTTTATCGATCCTGGGTTTTCAATGCCAAATCATACTCCTGCAGGCGAACAGTACAAAATCTATAACAGTTACATTGAACCTTTGCGAGAGTTTCTGAAAACACGTAGTGAAATTAAAGAAATTAAAGATAAACTAACCGAAGGCTTACTTTTTAAAGATGATGCGTACCGCTGGATGACGCAAGATGTGATTTTCGTAACTGCCCGTGCCTACGCGAACACCCGTGCTAAACAGGTTGAAACTGATGATCAGGCTATGGACGAAGTAGGGTCGGATGTCACCGAGATAGCACAAGTAGACGATCTCAATACCGGATTTATGGCGTATGAGCTTCACCTGGAAGAATACGTCATAAAGAATTGGCGCAACATTAATTTTGGTGAAAAGCTGGAAATGTACCTTGAAGAGGATGGAACGACCGGTCAGCAGTATACAACGGACGTAGGCATCATGGACATCTTAGCGCGGGATGAGAATAATGACTTCGTAGTAATTGAACTCAAAAGGGCTGAATCTGGATATAAAGTGGTTGGCCAGGTTCTAAATTATATGGGATGGGTGCAAGACAAGTTAGCGGCTGAGGGTCAAAAAGTAAGAGGGCTTATTATTGTCGGAAAAGCGGATAAGACACTCCGTGCTGCAATCCGACCTGTCGAGAATATGATTTCGTTGAAAGAGTACCGTATGCAGATGTCTCTAGAGTCCCCTAGGGAATAG